The Chanos chanos chromosome 9, fChaCha1.1, whole genome shotgun sequence genome includes the window GGGGTAACGAATTTAAACgacaaagagaaactgaaggtatgtcttttgtttcttttttttttttttttttttttttgggggggttgtgTATTGGAGCATGAGAAACTCCTCAGTGACTGATTCATTTACAGGACACACTCCAGTTGTTTACTAGCTGTGGTTTTACTGGTTTTTAGCCTCTCTCTGGAGAATCCAACCTCAGTGAAGATGATACACGCCTGTCCGTGTACTATATATCTCACCACTAGAGCGGCAGCGTTGTACGAGGGCACGTTTTCCGACTTTGCGACGTCGCCGTGAAAGGGGAGGGttcaaaaagggggggggaagCACACCGGAAgacccctctccccccccctccgaAATATCGCCCAGGTTCAGAAAATCCTTTGCATCTTGATATTACactttgaccccccccccccacctcccaccccacccccctgtcCCGTCCCcggtctccccccccccactttggatagtgtctgtgtaatgtgtgtgagtgtgtgtgtgtgtgtgagaatgaggaTTGGAGCAGTGTACATGTGACTTGTGCTATCTTTGGCTAGCTGCCAGCTGAGGCTACTTTAGTGTGTAAAATaactttgtgtttatgtgtgttggtgtgtgcgtatgcgtgtgtgtgtgtgtgtgcgcgcgtttgtgtggCCATCTGTGTGTCATTTCTTCCTCCGTGTATGCTCCTATACCCCTTATTAATACACACCCCTTTCCCTCGGAATCTTGGGTAATGACCTTTAacctttggcaaaaaaaaaaaaaaaaaaaagagcagcacCTTGAACCCAGACTGACCTTTAGACCTTTGAACATTCACCCCTCTCCACGCACTCAAGCTTTCTGCGCGACTTCCTGCTTGTGCGGCCTATCACTTCCTGTTTTCACTTATCTCTGCAGGCATTtgccatctttctctctctctttctctctgtccctatctatctatctatctatctatctatctatctatctatctatctatctatcgatctatcgatctatctatctatccccTCTCTATAACTCTTTCTATCTTTATTgatctccttttctttctttctttctctctctctctttctcctcttcactcGGTCTGCCAACACTCATTTTGGGCTTCATCTAATGTctgcatttaaatgaaaaaaaaagaaaaaaaaaagaaaaaaaaattatgcataAACTCTCTATATTTTCCAGTGCATTTTCTTATTTGTCTCACTTTAGCAACCCTGCCTCACATCCTCTGCTTTTTTGAGtaccactttttaaaaattttttttttttttttgcatttttgctttccccctccccttcccatggtattcttttttttctttttttcttttttcttatctttctttcactcttagCTCTGCTCcccgtatatatatatatttttttctttctctgctcacTTACGCTCACTTCTTTTTATGACAATATTTttcatcaacatttttatttttttttatttttgttgttgttcttgttgttgttgttgttgtggtgtgGATTTATTTAATCTCCTGTTTTCTTCCAAGTTTGTAACGGTGTTGTGGCATTGGATGAGTTAGgttgacacacaaacacacacacatacacacactggcatCGTGGTGCATTGTGGGATAGTGGATGTTTTTGGGTTTGAAGCACAGTTTATTCTATTTGTATTGATCTGCATGAggacctctttttctttttgtgcgcAATAAAGAATCAGAACAAATGTTATCATAAACATTTTGTATCTAAATGCAGTATTGTAACCATTCAcaatactgcaaaaaaaaacaacaacaaaaaaagttccCTCAGGATCCAGGGTTGGCAAAACAGACATCTTGTCATTTgaaattaaaccaaaaaaaagaaaaaaaaaaaggaaaaaaaaaaaaaagattttcttgtGGTGAAAAACATGTGAATAATGAAGGAGATGTGCTGGATTTAATGTGCAGCACAGCGTGTAGCGTagttgtttctctttcttctttctgctAACGGGCATGTGGTACTTAGACAGCTGACTAAAAcgaagacttttattttgttttgttttttttgttttttttttctttcacgcCTCCTCACTGTTGCTTGAGAGACGGTCACAGAGTGAGATGCTGAATGCTCTTTTTGGGTTTGAGCTTGATCACGTCATCATCATAAAATAtcttaataaatatatatgaataaaaaGCAGATATAAAtaaaaccttttcttttcttttcttttttttttgttttgttcccagTGCAGTGTGATGCTGTTTAAGCCACCTGTAAGAATACgacaaaaaaatgcatttctctcttACCTTTctctgtaattctctctctctctctctctctctctctctctttctctttccttttctctctttttttaccccTCAATGTCCCCCTTGCTCTTCCTTTGTTATTTTCTCCTGTCACGactcttctctcccttctttctgCCTCCTCTTTTCCACTCTTCtcccttgctctttctttctctttctctctctctctcttgctctctctcaggaggaCACTTTGGCgcctgtgacctctgacccccagTCTCTGAACGTTTCCGTGGCGACTGGGGGCGGAGCAGGAAGTGGGAGCGAGGAGGAGGGGTCAGGGAAAGCCCAACCCAAAAGACTCCACGTCTCCAACATCCCCTTCAGGTTCAGAGACCCTGACCTCAGACAGATGTTTGGGGTAAGAGACCCGAGAACAGGAACTAGACTGAAACCTGAAGTCTCAAACTGAAATTCCCAGGCACCATAAAAACTGGTTTATTCCCACACGCCGTCCTACACCTCCCTGGTGTCTCACGCCAGTGTAGAAAAATactgttaaaaacagagagtaCATTTCATGTATGGAAGAACAAACAAAGGAGCCCTAAGAATGGGCAGATTTTCTACTGGTCCTGTAGCTTTCCTATGTCTCCCGTTTGTCATATTATCACAATCCATCCATCTCTGCTCTGCAACGTCGAGCTTTATAAGCGAAGTGATGTTTTTtatctcgttttttttttttcctagcaaTTCGGCAAGATCCTGGACGTAGAGATCATCTTCAACGAGagagggtcaaaggtcagtaaaaaaataaatcaacctGACTAATTGTCACTGATATGACTGGCTTTTCGcgcttcctccctctcttttcttttattttctttctttcatttttttcccctgttgaTGATCTTATTGGAgtgtgtgacctttgacctctgtcgTGTGACGCAGGGCTTTGGGTTCGTGACCTTCGAGAATGCCATGGAGGCAGATCGAGCCAGAGAAAAACTCAACGGAACCATCGTGGAGGGACGGAAGATTGAGGTGAGGGTGAACGCAACCACGGCAACAgtagcgaaaaaaaaaaaaccagcaacaacaacaacaacagcagcagcatcacttttattaaatgaatacaaaaacatttcacgGTTCCCTGAGATCATAAACTGTACACCAGTCATCGGTCTGTAAACTGACGTAAGCTGTAAACCTTTTCATAATTTCAGCTTTCTTAATCAGTGCCTGGGTTAAGCCGTTCTTTAGTTATGTGGGCCGagagtgattttgtgtgtgttctcaggtaAACAACGCCACAGCCAGAGTGGTCACTAAGAAACCACAGACTCCTTTAGTCAACGGTGAGGaccaatccacacacacacacacacacacacacacactcaccaatccccacacacacacacgcacacacgcgcgctcaccACTGTTgatagagagaggaaaccaGACTGTGTTTAAATGGGGCCCTGCAGATTCTCGTGCGGTCGAGTCAATCtcattcatctcctctctctctcgccctctcgctctcctttctgtgtttcacctcttattcattctgtttctgtctctttctttctttccctctctctctctctctctctttccctagcGGCGGGATGGAAGATTAACCCCGTAATGGGAGCAATGTACGCACCTGAGCTCTATACTGGTGAGACGCTCgactttttccccccctttttctctcgcCGTTTCACTTTATAAAACGTTTCCGCGCATGCTAAGACTTAAAAAGGTTAAGACTCAAGCCATGGTTACGCTTGCTGGCTTGTGTTTAATTACTTCTTTTCTCCTTCGCTCCATCGTTTCAGTCGCTAGTTTCCCTTACCCGGTCCCTACGCCAACCTTGGCCTACAGAGGCTCCGCCCTCAGGGGGCGTGGCCGAGCAGTGTACAACACCATTCGCTcagccgctgctgctgctgccgccaCGCCCACCGCAGTCCCCGCCTACCCTGGGTAAGGAGCTGCCACCATGAGATTCCATAAACAGTCACTGCACTTGCATTGTGtgagttttatttgattttggcGGCTCTACTTTTCGATTcgtttttattcttttgaatCTTTTTTCGCAGGGTGGTGTATCAGGATGGGCTTTATGGAGCAGAGGTCTATGTAAGTCTCCTTCTTTATACTCATTTAAAGTCAAAACCAATCCTTCCTTAAACTGCAGGCATGCCACAACCAGTGGCAGCCTATGAGCAAATTATTTGGTGAAGAATTacagaaagtgtttttttgtaacctttttttttggggggggtgaaACACTGTATCACCTGTAGTCTTAGAAAAGCCTCCTCTGGccaaatgattcattttttatcttttcaagACATTTGATGGGATGAAATACAGAACTAACCTCTGTTGGAACACGATTTGTCCTCACAAGTTGCTGCAGTAGAGatgaaattgtttgttttcctcgCGTGTCGCATTAGGATGCTTGTTTTGCATTACAACCACGCGCAAAACAAGCCACACGCTCCAGTCATACAACTTACACCTCTGAATCTGTTTGCATAGGGTGTATAGGAAACCGGTTCTGTGGTAAAGATGTGTAACggacgttttctctctctctctctctctctctttctcttggtaGGGAGGTTATCCAGCGACATACAGAGTGGCCCAGTCTGCCTCTGCAGCCACCGCTACGTACAGTGATGGGTGAGCGCCGGGAGCTTTGAACACACGTACACCCTTCATTAGGCTGTTATTACCGCTATCACCTCAAACGTTATCAACTGCCTGTTCAGCTCCATTTGTATCTCTCATCAAAAATGTTCtaccatccccccccccccccccatcagatACGGGCGAGTGTATGCCACTGCTACAGACCCCTATCACCATTCTGTGGGTCCGACGACCACCTACGGTGTTGGCACCATGGTGAGAGACCGGCGAAACACTTCCTCTGCTTCATGTTTAAACGTTATTTAATTTAAGGCCGCAGTAGGTACAAAACTGGCATATTTCTCCCATGGTCTGTATCAGCAAACTAGACAGGCTATGACGTCACGATGGAatctatgacatcacaatactcCAACGTTCTAAGATGTTTACAAtataaatggctttttttttttttcctttgaaatgaCCTTGTA containing:
- the rbfox1l gene encoding RNA binding protein fox-1 homolog 1-like — translated: MLSSPTVILQPYGLPVYPQTASCYPSIVQGAPAQEAGPGSADPALPQVYAPPPTYPPPGQAPPTPAGRLPPLDFSPAHPSSDYQEHHQLRVYQGSQHEGAEPLSANNTEDTLAPVTSDPQSLNVSVATGGGAGSGSEEEGSGKAQPKRLHVSNIPFRFRDPDLRQMFGQFGKILDVEIIFNERGSKGFGFVTFENAMEADRAREKLNGTIVEGRKIEVNNATARVVTKKPQTPLVNAAGWKINPVMGAMYAPELYTVASFPYPVPTPTLAYRGSALRGRGRAVYNTIRSAAAAAAATPTAVPAYPGVVYQDGLYGAEVYGGYPATYRVAQSASAATATYSDGYGRVYATATDPYHHSVGPTTTYGVGTMASLYRGGYNRFTPY